The region AGGACTCCCCCGAGGTCGAGCGCGACTCGGACGGGAGGGCGGTCTTCGGGTGGAAGCCCGACACCTGGACGCCGATGCCTCAGGAAGAGGCGGGGCTCGTGAAAGACGGAAAGATCCGGGACGAGGACGCCTTGTTCCACATTCGAGACTCGGAGAGCGGCAAGGCCCTAGTCTATCACGGTGGGACGGTGGCATGGAACGAGTATCGAAAGCGCTGGGTGATGATCATGCAGGAGGCGTTCGGCACGTCGTTCCTCGGCGAGACGTGGTATCTGGAAGCGGACACGCCTCAGGGACCATGGGTATATGCGCGCAAGATTGTAACACATGAGAACTACAGCTTCTACAACCCTCGACACCATCCGATGCTCGACAAGGAAGGCGGGCGGGTGATCTTCTTCGACGGGACATACACCAGAAGCTTCACCGACAATGACGACCCGACCCCGCGCTACGAGTACAACCAGATCATGTACAAGCTAGACCTCGCGGATGAGAGGCTCGCGCTGCCCGTCCCGATCTACGAGAGCGGTGAGATCCTCGGTACGGGGGGTGGCATCGCATTCTTCGCCCTCGACCGTCCAGCCCGGGGAACAGTGCCGGTCTACTTGGTCAACGGTGAGCTTACGGCAGGCGCGGCCTCCGTTGGAGAGCAGGGCAGCGAACCCGTCTTCCATGCCCTGCCGCACGACGCGCCCGATCCCCCGGCAACTACGACCTCTCTCTATGAGTTCGCGCGTGAGAGCGATGGGAGAAAGGCCTACTCTACCCAAGCGGATTGGCCCGAGACGGGATATCGGAGATCGGATGCGCCGGTTTGCCTCGTATGGAAGAACCCGGTTCGGCTCGATAGCACTCGGAAGTAACGGGCATCAGGCGAGGACGATCTTCCTTCCCTGCGCAGCCGACTCGTAGCAGGCGAGGACCAGACGGAGCACGTCTCGGCCTTCTTCGGCGGTGGCGATCGGCGGGCGCTTTCCATGCAGAAACTCGGCAAGCGGCTCCGAGAGCCCGGCGATGCGCTCACCCTGGCCGTTGATCTCAGGCAGGTCGCTTGTCGTCCATTCGGGCTCGTGTTCCATGATCCACTTGAGCTGGGGAGCCCCCGCCGGACGACGGTGGTTGCTCGGACCATCGCCGTAGTTGCCGATGATGATCCCGTGCTCGCAGACGATCTCGAGCGTGTTCTCGCCGCCGACGGCGACGAACGAGCATGAGACCTCGGCCATCTTGCCGTCGGGGTAGCGGAACAGGACGATCGCGTTGTCGTTCGGGACCTTCGGGTTCAGGAGCGTGCCCATCTCGGCGTAGACGCTGGAAGGCATGCCGAGGAGCCAGTAGACGAAATCAACGGGATGGGCGGCGTCATCGGCGAAGATGTCGCGGTTGAACTCAGGCTTGACGTGCCAGAGTTGGTCGAAGTTCGCCATGTGCTGGGTGGCGAGGCAGTGCCTCCTGCGCACTTGGAAGATACGGCCGAACAAGCCTGATTCAAGCAGCGCCTTCGCCTGAAGGTTGAACCGCTCGACACGCATCTGCCAGGCGAGGGTGAACGGAACGCCGGTCTTGTGAACCGCGCTCACAATGCGATCGGCCTCATCCATCTCCAGGGCGAGAGGCTTCTGGACGACGATCGTCTTTCCCGCAGATGCCGCCTTCTCGACGAGGTCCGCGTGCATCGAGGTCTCAGCAGCGATCACGACCGCCTGGATATCGTCACGCGCGAGGAGCGCGTCGCTGGACTCCATTCGCTCACAGCCGAAGTTTCTGCTATTCTCATCCGCGCGCGCCGCATCGTGATCCCATCCGGCAGTAACCTTCACGCCCAGTTCACGGCGCGCGTTCCATTGTGCGCAGTACATCCCCACGTGCCCGTGAGCAAAGCCCAAAATACCGACACCAATCGGGTTCGTCATAGTCCTTCCTCGTTCGCCATCAATCCTACTCTCTCTGTTAGGCATCGTCGGCAGGAACTCCTGCGGGACTGGCGGTGGCGTGTCACCCATGAAAAAGGCGCCTGATGCATGGCATCAGGCGCCTGACGTTGTCTGGTGTGAGTTACCAGCGACCGCCACGTCCGCCACCGCCGCCGCCGTAGCCACCACCTCCGCCGCCGTAGCCGCCGCGTCCGCCGCCACCGCCACTGCGCTCAGTGCGAGGCCTGGCCTCGTTCACGGTGAGAGTCCGGCCGCCGAACTCCTTGCCGTTCGTAGCGTCAATCGCGGTCTGCATGTTCTCTTCCGGGATCTCCACGAATGCGAAGCCCTTGTCGCCGATGACTCTGACTTCGGCTACGGGACCGTAAGGCTCGAACATAGCGCGAAGGTCGTTCTCAGTCGTGCTGTAGGCCATGTTGCCCACGTACAGTGATTTGGTTGCCATAGAATTGCCTTTCCTTCTGGGGCTTACCCCCGATAAGTCAACACGGAGCACGTGGCACAATTGCCATTCACGGGGAATTCGAAAGGTCGCAGAAGTAAGAGCAATCTACGTGGACGAAGACACCGGTGCTGGTCGTTGACACTATACTGATAGAGTATATTCCATATCCGCGGGAAATGCAAGCTTTATTTTTCGCCGAGATCTCGCGACGGCGCCGGCGCGAATTCGACGCCGGAGGGTTTTCCTCCAGAATCGCGGTTGCCGGAAGGACGTTTCCCAGACACTGCCTAACATATGATCGTATGAGGCCGATGCAATGATTTCAAGTCATCCCCATATCATTTCGATACTGGCAATGGCCGGCTGTATACTCGCCGTGGTCGCAGGGGCCACTGATGCCGAGGAATGCATCGAAGTGGCTCCAGTCTGGTCCGGGCACCCTGTCGGCTTCTCTCTGCTGAGTACGCCAAAGCGACAGTTCGTCGGCTTCTACGATGCCGAGAGGAAGCTAACCGTCGCGTCAAGATGGTTGGCGCAGAAGACCTGGCGGTTCGTGACGCTGCCTGAGACCCTCGGGTGGGACAGTCACAACTACGTCACAATGGCGCTTGACGACGATGGGCGCATACATCTCTGCGCCAATATGCACTCGAGCCCGCTTGTCTATTTCCGCACAAGGATTGCCGGGGACATCCGAACCCTCGAGCGCGTACCGACCATGCTGGGCCGTGACGAAGCCCGCTGCACATACCCGCAGTTCCTGCGGGGGCCGAACGGGGAGTTCCTATTCACGTATCGCTCCGGCGGCTCGGGCAACGGCGATCAGATCTACAACGTCTACGAACACGGCAGCCGTAAGTGGAGACGCTTGCTCGACTCCCCACTTACCTCGGGCGACGGCAGGATGAACGCGTACTTCACAGGGCTGCGTCACTACCCGGACGGCTACTATCACTTGGCATGGGTCTGGCGCGATACTCCCGCTTGCGAAACGAATCATGACCTCAGTTATGCCCGATCAAGGGATCTGGTGCACTGGGAGAGAAGCGACGGCAAGCCGTTTCAGCTTCCGATTACGCTCGAGACTGCCGAGATCGTTGATCCGATCCCACCCGGAGGCGGCCTCATCAACGGGGGCGTGACGATCGGGTTTGACTCTAATAAGAGACTCGTCATCAGCTACCAAAAGTTCGACGAGAAAGGAAACAACCAGGCCTACAGCGCCCGGCTCGAAGACGGATCGTGGAAGATATACCGAACGAGCGACTGGGGTCACCGTTGGTACTTCTCTGGCAACGGTTCCATCAGTTTCGAGATTCGCGTAGGCCCCGTTGCCGTCGAGCCCGACGGGCGGCTGAGCCAGACGTACGACCACGCAGTACACGGTGCAGGCAAGTGGATACTGGACGAGGAGACCCTGAGACCCATCGAAACGATCGTCAGGCCTTCCTCTCCGCAGTCGACTGCCGCGGGCACAACAGGCGATCGACAACTCGTTGCCAGGTCGCAGAATGACTCTGGTGCCAGTGGTGAGGCCGGTGTTCGCTACTTCCTGCGCTGGGAAGCTCTGGGCCCTAACCGTGATCGTCCACGCGAGGATGAGCTTCCCGGCCCATCCATGCTCAGCGTCTGCCGACAGGAGATCGTTCCTGCAATCGTCAAGTAGGACTCCGACCTATTGTCGTACAGATCCAAGGCGACAGACAGGTCCGACAGAAAACCCCTGATTATCTTCCCCCGAGCGCCCTCAGACACGCGTTCAGGTAGCCGTAGGACTCCGCCGCGATGATCGAGACATCCGGAAGGCCCATCTCCCCTGCCCCAATGACTTCGAGGCAGACCGGACCGTCGTAGCCGCCGTCAACCATCACCTTGCAGTAGGCCATCAGGTCAATGTCTCCCCGACCACATGCCTGAAGCGGCGGTGTGCCGGGCGACGGGCCGGGACCCTTGCAGTCGCGGATGTGGATGTGCTTCGTCCGCGAGAGGACGGGCCTTAGCGCATCGGCGGGATTCTCACCCGCTCGGTAGATATGACTGGGGTCCATGTCCACGCCGAACGCGGGCGACTGGATCTTCTCCATCGCGCGGATGGTAGTAGGTGTATTGTAGATCGAGCCGCCGACATGCGCCTTGCAGCAGAGGGTGACGCCGAAGGGCTCGGCCTTCTGCGCCATCTCGAGCATCTTGTCGGTCTGGCGTTGGAAGTCCTCCTCGACATCGCTCTTCCCGCCGGGACCGATGTTGACGACCGGGATGCCGATCTCCGCGCCGGCCTCGAACGCCTTCATGAGCCGGTCCTCGTCGAGCGCGGCCTCCTCCATCGAGAGGAAGACCAGTTCGTTGTCGGCGACCACCCGCTTGAGGTCGGACGCCTGTGCCTTCCAGTTGTCGAGATCGAGATGCTCGCACATCCCCTTGATCGCCGAAATCTCCACGCCGTCGTATCCGGCGGCCTTGATGTACTTGCATGCGGTGGCGAAATCGTAACCGCCGAATAGTACTGAGTTCACTCCGAGTCTGATCATCTGTTTGCTCCCCACACTCAACTACAGATCTACTATCCGATGTTCGTTCCACGACGTGATCGCCGCTTCGATAATCCGCTGGACCTTCAGGCCGTCGAGTCCGGATGCGTCGATCTTGTCATACGGCGTCTTCGCTTCGATCTGGTCGACCCACTTGTTGATCCGGAACTGGAATGTCTCGCCGAACGAGCGCATCCCGCCGAGGTACGAGAAGGTCTCGTACTCAATCGAGCCACGGTTGTAGAATGAGAGGTGTTCGCAAGCATCGTCGATGACGATCCGGCCCTTCGATCCCACTATCTCGCACTTCTCGAGCCCGTAGCTACCACCGGCGTCGTAACTGCCGGTGAGGCATCCGACCGCCCCGCTCTCGAAATACAGAGCAACCTGCGCGTTCGACCAGCACTCACGGTTATGACCCTTCTTGAGGAAGGCCGCGACGCTCTTCACGTCGCCCATGAAGTATCGGATGACATCGAACGAGTGAGGATGCAGCGCACGCAGGTGGAACCAGGGCGTGTCCGACGGGTTGTTGATCCACATGCGCATGTTGATCATGTATGAAGTGCCGAGACGATCGGCCTCCATCCACTCCTTCGCGCGGAGGGCGGCCGGCGTAAACCGGTGGTTCAGGTTGATCGCGTACGGGACCTTCTTCTCCCGGGCCAGAGCCACCATCTGCTCAGCATGCTGGATGTTGTTCGAGATAGGCTTCTCGCCGAGCGTAGGGATGCCGGCTTCGAGTAGCTCCATCGTGGGAGTGAAGTGGTCGCCGCCATTCTCTTCCCCCTTGGTGCACATACTGCATGCATCGAGATTGATGCCGCTGGCGAGCATCTCCTTCACGCTGTAGAACGCCTTGCCGCCGAACTTCGCAGCGCCTGCGTCGGCCTTCTCCGGGATGATGTCGCAGCACGCGACGATCTCGCACTTCGGGTTGTTCTTGTAGCAGCCGGCGTGGTTGCTTCCGATGTTGCCCACACCGACGATTCCGATCTTGAGAGCCATGGTCGCTCCTCCTGTGATTCTGTCCTGAGTTGAGTGGCGAGCCTTGCTCGCCTCATCACGGTATGTCCAAATCAGGTTACTACGCGTGCGAACGGATTTCCTTTGACGCAGGCGCGAAAATCCACACGCGTCATTGAACTCCGTTCCCGGCAACCCGATGCCGAAGTTGTCCGCAGGCCGCGGAGATCGTGTGCCCGCGTCCCAGTCGTTGGGTCACATTCACTCCCTCGGTATCCAAGATCTCTGAGAACGCCCGAATCCGCGCCTGCGAGGGTCGGCCCATTCCGACTCCCTCGACCGCGTTGTACGGTATGAGATTGATGTTCGCCGACATGCCGAGCAAAAGATGTGCAAGTTCGCGCGCGTGCTCCGCGGAGTCATTCAGATCGCGGATGAGCAGGTATTCGAACGTGATGCGGCGTCCGGTCGAGTCGGCATATCTGCGGCATGCCCTCAAGAGACCGGCAAGTGGGTATCGCTGAGAGATGGGGATCAATCGGCGTCGAAGCTCGTCATTCGGGGCGTGCAGGGACACCGCCAGGGTAAGCTGCAGATTCTCCTCTGCTAGCCTCTCGATGCGCGGGGTAATGCCGACGGTAGAGATAGTGATGTGCCGCATACCGATCCCGACCTCGTCGTTCAGGAGATGGATGCTCTTCAGCACGCTATCGTAGTTCAGGAGCGGCTCGCCCATTCCCATGTAAACGACATGGCTGATCCGTCGCACCGTCTGTTCCTGGAGCGTCAACACCTCGTCCACAATCTCACCCGCGGTCAGGTCGCGCTCGCACCCGGCGATACCCGTCGCGCAGAACGGGCATCCGACCGCACAACCGATCTGCGTCGAGACACAGACCGAGACGCGCTTCTCGTATGGCAGCAGCACGCTCTCGACGGTCCGGCCATCGTTCATCTTCAGCAAGAACTTGGTCGCCCCGTCGGGCGACTTCGACTCTTGCAGGACCGTCCCGCGGTAGAGAACCGCCGCCTCGCCGAGCTTTTCGCGGAACGCCTTCGGGAGGTCGGTCATCTGCTCGACCTCGGGGACGGGCCGCCTGTAGAGCCACCGGGCGATCTGACGCCCCCGAAACTCGGGTGCGCCCAAGCCTCGCACAAAGGCCTCCAGCTCAGATGTGTTCATGCCCATCAGATTCCGCAATGCCTCGCCAGCCATGACGATGGAGAGTCTAGCAGTGCCGGGCGTTGATGTCAATGCGAGGAAGGGTAAAGAGCGGGCTCCGGAGTAACAGGATATGGGCGGTGGGGACTCAAACGTAAGCCCCGATACTCCAACACAGGAGGCCAAATCGTGCCGGTCAGACTGGGTAACATTGACATCACAATCATCGTCGCATACCTGGGAATCGTCATCACGCTCGGCGTGTGGATGAAGCGCCGGGCGGCAAAGAACATCGGGAGCTACTTCCTCGGCGAGCGGCAGCTCCCCTGGTGGGCGCTGGCGATGTCCGGCAGCTCGTCGTACTTCGACATCACCGGCACGATGTGGATCGTCAGCCTCTTCGTCATCATGGGTCTCAAGGGTATGTGGGTGCAGTGGATCTGGGGGTTCATCATCCCGGTGTTCTACATGGCGTTCATGGGCAGATGGATTCGGCGCTCGGGCGTCATGACCGGCTCAGAGTGGATGGAGACCCGCTTCGGAAGCGGCAAGGCGGGCGAGGCGGCGCGCGCATCCTACACGATCTATGCCGTCCTCACGATAACCGCGTTCCTCGCATACGGCGCGACCGGCATGGGGAAGTTCGGCTCGGTCTACCTCCATCTGGCGAATGACCCGGTGCTGAATCAACATCTCTGCGCGGCACTGATCATCGGCGTCACAGGGATCTACGTCGTGATGGGCGGATTCCATGGGGTCGTGATGGTCGAGATCTTCCAGACCATCGTCCTCAGCATCGGAGCTCTCGTGATCGCATACCTCGGCTTCACACACGTCACGCCGGAGATGCTTGCCGCGAAGGTGCCGACACACTGGGGCAGCCTGATCCCTCAGTGGAGGCTCGACGTGGCCGATCCCGCCTACCAGCTCTTCGGGGCGCTGCTGATCATCTGGGTGATGAAGGGGCTGCTGCTCTCGCTCTCAGGGCCGGAGCAGCTCTACGACTTCCAACGGTTCCTGGCGGCCAAGGATCCAAAGGACGCTTCGAAGCTCGGCGCGCTCTGGGGCGTGATCCACACCGTCCGCTGGCCGATGGCGATGGGCCTCGCCGTGCTCGGCATCGTCGGACTGACCCAGCAGGGCGACCCGGAGAAGGTACTTCCGTCGGTCATCCAGCAGCTGCTTCCCGCCGGTCTCAGGGGATTCGCCATCGCGGCGCTCCTCTCCGGCTTCCTGGCGACGTTCAACTCGACCGTCAACGGCGGGGCGAGCTACATAGTAAAGGACATATATCATAAGTACATCAACCCGGACGCATCGCAGAAGAAGCTCATCTACGCGAGCTACGTCTCCTCGGCGCTTCTGATTCTCCTGGGGATCAGCATCGGCTGGTTCGCCACCTCGATCAACCAGATGTTCACCTGGATCATGGGCACTCTCGGCGCGGGAGTGCTCCTGCCGAACGTCCTGCGCTGGTACTGGTGGCGGCTGAACGGATGGGGCTACGCGGCAGGCGCGACCTCGGGGATGGTGCTCTCGCTGATCCAGGTGTTCGTTCCCGCGCTCTCCGGGATGCCACTCTTCTGGACGTTCCCAGGGATAGTGGTCATCGTGCTGGCGATCACGATTGCTGTGACGTATGGGACGGATGCGACGGATGAGAAGACGCTCGCCAAGTTCTATAAGGAGGTCCGGCCCGCGGGGTTCTGGGGATGCGTCTCCAGGGGATGCAAGTCGCCGAAGCCGTCGACGATCAAGCGCGACCTGGGGAACGTGGTGATCGGGATCCCATGTCTCGCGGCGATGTGGATGTGCCCGATCTACCTAGTGCTCCACCGCTTCACCGAGGCGGTCTACGCCGGGGGCATCGTCCTCGTCGCCTGCCTGATACTCTACCAGACCTGGTACAAGAAGCTGGAGGATGACTAAGCATGACTGACAGGATCTATACCCTGCCTTACGTGCCGTCACTCCTGTGTCCGCGATGTGACACAGAGATGCGCTTCGCGGGGACGAAGAAGTTCCACGAGGGAAGCTTCGACTGGGGCTTTTGGCTCGCCGACCTGGGAGAGCTGTTCACTGGACGCGAGAGCTTCGACGTCTACGTCTGCCCCGAATGCGGGAGGCTCGAGTTCTTCGTGGATGGAGTCGGCGAGGGGCATCGCCCGACGAAGCCCGGCGGCCCGGTCGTCTGAGAAGGACTGCGCATCTGAAGGCATCGGCCGGTGAAGCGAGCCGGGCTCCCCGCGGGCTGCAAACCCGTTGAGGGCACCTCAACATGGGCTCTGTTCGGTTCGACTCCGAAGCCGGTCTCCACCCCTAAGGCGCTGGGAGTTTGAAGCGCCAGATCGGGCGGTCGGTCTTCGCGCCGAGGTACCGCTGGAGCGCGCGGAAGAACGCATCCCACCGGCCGTCACCCATCAGGCACTCCGGCACGAACGGATTCGCGGCGAAGTAGATCGCCCTGCCCTTCCCATACCTGGCCAACGTGATCGCGGGAGTGCCGTCGGTGAACGCAGCGAGCACCTTGACGCCGGGCCGAGCGGTCTCCACCTTCCAGCCGTTCTCCTCCGACCAACCGTCGCGTGCGATCGGACGGTAGATCGGCAGCGTCTTTCCCGCCACCAGGCCGGGGATGCCGCCATCAGCACGGAGTATCATCGAGGTCCTATCGAGCGCCCCGTTCGTGCGGACTCCGAAGATGCGCTCGCGGTACTTCGAGAGGTCTTTGCCGTCAATGTCCCACGAGAAGACGCTCGGGTCGCCGCAGATGACGGTCCCGCCGTCCTGCAAGAACTTCTCCACCTGCTTCACGACCGACTCCCGCTGGTATGTGCCGAGAGGGACGTAGAGCGCCTTGTACTTCGCCAGGCTCTTTTCGCCTCGAACGAGCGAGTCGTCATCCACGAAGTCGAACCAGGAGCCGACCCGCTCACCTAGGATCGAATGAGCCGTGTAGATCTCGTTCGCCTTGGTAGATGGACCCTCCGAGCGGTGGGAATCGGCCGAGTAGAGGATAGCGACCTCGGCGTCGGTCGGACCGTCGATGGCGTTCATCGTCGTGATGGTCTTCGAGAGATGGAGCATCATCGCCCAGCGTTCGGGATCGTTGAAGCGCGGGTTGTCCATCTGGTAGTACGAGATGTGGCTCGCACCGCCGCGCATGCTCTGGCTGACCCATTCGCGGAGGTCCTCCGGCGTCATCTCATAGCCAGCGTAATCGAACGCCTGAACGATCGCGCGGACCGGCCTGCCCGTGAGGTCACTGAGGAATTTCGCGCCGAAGCTGTGATTGTAGAGCCCCCTGCCGGGGATTCGCTCGGCAGATGACGCGTAGGGATCGCACTCGACGATGTCGCTGTAAGGAGCCATCGCGGCAAAGTCATACGGCGTGAAGCCGGTCATGAACCAGTAGTCGCAGGGATTGTACCTCGCCAGGGGATCAACGGACTTGAGCGCCTCATACATGACTCTCTTCGAGGCAACGTACTTGTCGGCCATCCAGCGATTGAACGCGATCCAGCGGAACGGGCGGTTCTTCGCGTCGCCGAGGAATTGGGGATCCTGCGGGGCGGGGATTGCGTACTTGCCGAATCCATAGTCGCGGAGCACTTCCCCGGCGCACTGCTTACCGAACGGACCCCAACTCGATATCGGCCCCTC is a window of Armatimonadota bacterium DNA encoding:
- a CDS encoding Gfo/Idh/MocA family oxidoreductase, which codes for MTNPIGVGILGFAHGHVGMYCAQWNARRELGVKVTAGWDHDAARADENSRNFGCERMESSDALLARDDIQAVVIAAETSMHADLVEKAASAGKTIVVQKPLALEMDEADRIVSAVHKTGVPFTLAWQMRVERFNLQAKALLESGLFGRIFQVRRRHCLATQHMANFDQLWHVKPEFNRDIFADDAAHPVDFVYWLLGMPSSVYAEMGTLLNPKVPNDNAIVLFRYPDGKMAEVSCSFVAVGGENTLEIVCEHGIIIGNYGDGPSNHRRPAGAPQLKWIMEHEPEWTTSDLPEINGQGERIAGLSEPLAEFLHGKRPPIATAEEGRDVLRLVLACYESAAQGRKIVLA
- a CDS encoding RNA-binding protein — translated: MATKSLYVGNMAYSTTENDLRAMFEPYGPVAEVRVIGDKGFAFVEIPEENMQTAIDATNGKEFGGRTLTVNEARPRTERSGGGGGRGGYGGGGGGYGGGGGGRGGRW
- a CDS encoding BNR repeat-containing protein — protein: MAGCILAVVAGATDAEECIEVAPVWSGHPVGFSLLSTPKRQFVGFYDAERKLTVASRWLAQKTWRFVTLPETLGWDSHNYVTMALDDDGRIHLCANMHSSPLVYFRTRIAGDIRTLERVPTMLGRDEARCTYPQFLRGPNGEFLFTYRSGGSGNGDQIYNVYEHGSRKWRRLLDSPLTSGDGRMNAYFTGLRHYPDGYYHLAWVWRDTPACETNHDLSYARSRDLVHWERSDGKPFQLPITLETAEIVDPIPPGGGLINGGVTIGFDSNKRLVISYQKFDEKGNNQAYSARLEDGSWKIYRTSDWGHRWYFSGNGSISFEIRVGPVAVEPDGRLSQTYDHAVHGAGKWILDEETLRPIETIVRPSSPQSTAAGTTGDRQLVARSQNDSGASGEAGVRYFLRWEALGPNRDRPREDELPGPSMLSVCRQEIVPAIVK
- a CDS encoding sugar phosphate isomerase/epimerase, encoding MIRLGVNSVLFGGYDFATACKYIKAAGYDGVEISAIKGMCEHLDLDNWKAQASDLKRVVADNELVFLSMEEAALDEDRLMKAFEAGAEIGIPVVNIGPGGKSDVEEDFQRQTDKMLEMAQKAEPFGVTLCCKAHVGGSIYNTPTTIRAMEKIQSPAFGVDMDPSHIYRAGENPADALRPVLSRTKHIHIRDCKGPGPSPGTPPLQACGRGDIDLMAYCKVMVDGGYDGPVCLEVIGAGEMGLPDVSIIAAESYGYLNACLRALGGR
- a CDS encoding Gfo/Idh/MocA family oxidoreductase; the encoded protein is MALKIGIVGVGNIGSNHAGCYKNNPKCEIVACCDIIPEKADAGAAKFGGKAFYSVKEMLASGINLDACSMCTKGEENGGDHFTPTMELLEAGIPTLGEKPISNNIQHAEQMVALAREKKVPYAINLNHRFTPAALRAKEWMEADRLGTSYMINMRMWINNPSDTPWFHLRALHPHSFDVIRYFMGDVKSVAAFLKKGHNRECWSNAQVALYFESGAVGCLTGSYDAGGSYGLEKCEIVGSKGRIVIDDACEHLSFYNRGSIEYETFSYLGGMRSFGETFQFRINKWVDQIEAKTPYDKIDASGLDGLKVQRIIEAAITSWNEHRIVDL
- the rlmN gene encoding 23S rRNA (adenine(2503)-C(2))-methyltransferase RlmN, translating into MNTSELEAFVRGLGAPEFRGRQIARWLYRRPVPEVEQMTDLPKAFREKLGEAAVLYRGTVLQESKSPDGATKFLLKMNDGRTVESVLLPYEKRVSVCVSTQIGCAVGCPFCATGIAGCERDLTAGEIVDEVLTLQEQTVRRISHVVYMGMGEPLLNYDSVLKSIHLLNDEVGIGMRHITISTVGITPRIERLAEENLQLTLAVSLHAPNDELRRRLIPISQRYPLAGLLRACRRYADSTGRRITFEYLLIRDLNDSAEHARELAHLLLGMSANINLIPYNAVEGVGMGRPSQARIRAFSEILDTEGVNVTQRLGRGHTISAACGQLRHRVAGNGVQ
- a CDS encoding Na+:solute symporter; amino-acid sequence: MPVRLGNIDITIIVAYLGIVITLGVWMKRRAAKNIGSYFLGERQLPWWALAMSGSSSYFDITGTMWIVSLFVIMGLKGMWVQWIWGFIIPVFYMAFMGRWIRRSGVMTGSEWMETRFGSGKAGEAARASYTIYAVLTITAFLAYGATGMGKFGSVYLHLANDPVLNQHLCAALIIGVTGIYVVMGGFHGVVMVEIFQTIVLSIGALVIAYLGFTHVTPEMLAAKVPTHWGSLIPQWRLDVADPAYQLFGALLIIWVMKGLLLSLSGPEQLYDFQRFLAAKDPKDASKLGALWGVIHTVRWPMAMGLAVLGIVGLTQQGDPEKVLPSVIQQLLPAGLRGFAIAALLSGFLATFNSTVNGGASYIVKDIYHKYINPDASQKKLIYASYVSSALLILLGISIGWFATSINQMFTWIMGTLGAGVLLPNVLRWYWWRLNGWGYAAGATSGMVLSLIQVFVPALSGMPLFWTFPGIVVIVLAITIAVTYGTDATDEKTLAKFYKEVRPAGFWGCVSRGCKSPKPSTIKRDLGNVVIGIPCLAAMWMCPIYLVLHRFTEAVYAGGIVLVACLILYQTWYKKLEDD